Proteins encoded together in one Lathyrus oleraceus cultivar Zhongwan6 chromosome 5, CAAS_Psat_ZW6_1.0, whole genome shotgun sequence window:
- the LOC127085443 gene encoding flavin-containing monooxygenase FMO GS-OX-like 9, whose translation MVSETTNQSKNVCVIGAGPSGLVAARELRKEGHKAIVLEQNHDIGGQWLYDDQNVEGEDPLGRNPLLKLHSSVYSSLRVASPREVMGFTDFPFLIKKGRDMRRFPSHVEVLMYLKDFCEWFGLREMIRFNTRVEHVGMLDENGVCRNDLKWIVRSKEKNSDKALEEVFDAVVVATGHYSQPKLPSIKGMDTWKRKQMHSHIYRTPEPFHNEVVVLVGNSFSGQDIAIELVGVAKEIHISSRSLSSITEGLSKVISKHDTLHLHPQIETLEEDGRVIFKDGSWLKADSILYCTGYSYSFPFLDTKGMVVVDDDRVGPLYEHTFPPSLAPSLSFIGIPKKILGFPFFESQAMWVAQLLSGKKALPSWDEMMKSIKEFYHSREVACIPTHDIADFEYCDKYGENVGLPPLQEWRKVLCIKSIVNSIVNLETYRDSWDDDELLQEALKSPHFTQLGIED comes from the exons ATGGTTTCTGAGACGACGAACCAATCGAAGAACGTGTGTGTGATTGGAGCCGGGCCGTCAGGCCTAGTAGCGGCGCGAGAGTTAAGAAAAGAAGGTCACAAAGCAATAGTCTTGGAACAAAACCATGACATTGGAGGACAATGGTTATACGACGATCAAAATGTCGAAGGAGAGGATCCGTTAGGAAGAAACCCTCTTCTAAAACTTCATAGTAGTGTCTACAGCTCTTTAAGAGTAGCATCTCCAAGGGAAGTGATGGGATTCACAGACTTTCCATTTTTGATCAAGAAAGGTAGAGACATGAGGAGGTTTCCTAGCCATGTTGAAGTGCTTATGTATCTAAAGGATTTTTGTGAATGGTTTGGGTTGAGAGAGATGATTAGGTTCAACACAAGGGTTGAACATGTTGGAATGTTggatgaaaatggtgtttgtaGAAATGATTTAAAATGGATTGTTAGAAGCAAAGAGAAAAATAGTGATAAGGCTTTGGAAGAAGTTTTTGATGCAGTTGTTGTTGCAACTGGTCATTATTCTCAACCAAAATTGCCATCCATTAAAG GAATGGATACATGGAAAAGAAAGCAAATGCACAGTCACATTTACAGGACTCCAGAACCATTCCACAATGAG GTTGTGGTGTTAGTTGGAAACTCCTTTAGTGGACAAGATATAGCAATAGAGCTAGTGGGAGTAGCAAAGGAAATCCATATAAGTTCAAGATCTCTTAGTAGTATAACTGAAGGGTTATCTAAAGTCATATCCAAACATGACACCTTGCATCTTCATCCACAG ATTGAAACACTTGAAGAAGATGGAAGGGTGATTTTCAAGGATGGTTCTTGGCTTAAAGCAGACTCTATTTTGTACTGTACAGG GTACTCCTATAGCTTCCCTTTTCTTGACACCAAAGGAatggttgttgttgatgatgaCAGAGTAGGGCCTTTGTATGAGCACACTTTTCCACCATCACTTGCTCCATCTCTTTCATTTATTGGCATCCCTAAAAAG ATCTTAGGATTCCCTTTCTTTGAGTCCCAAGCAATGTGGGTAGCTCAATTGCTTTCTGGGAAAAAAGCATTACCATCATGGGATGAAATGATGAAATCCATCAAAGAGTTCTACCATTCAAGAGAAGTAGCATGCATTCCTACTCATGATATTGCAGATTTTGAg TATTGTGACAAATATGGAGAGAATGTAGGACTTCCACCATTACAAGAATGGAGAAAAGTGTTGTGCATTAAATCCATTGTTAACTCTATTGTCAACTTGGAGACATATAGAGATTCGTGGGATGATGATGAGTTGCTTCAAGAGGCACTTAAAAGTCCTCACTTTACTCAACTTGGAATTGAAGATTGA
- the LOC127081339 gene encoding uncharacterized protein LOC127081339, with protein sequence MASEKERDNFCVRFTGKNYSAWEFQFKMYVRGKGLWSHLDDVSKAPTEKTALDVWEIKDAQIITWILNNIDPQMINNLRSFSTAQEIWNYLKHIYNQDNSAKRFQLELDIANYKQGDLSIQEYYSGFLNLWTEHSAIIHAKVPKTSLAAVQEVYNTSERDQFLMKLRSEFEVVRGALLNRNLVPSLDTCVGELLREEQRLITQGAMSHDAVSSEPVAIAYAAQSREGS encoded by the coding sequence ATGGCTTCCGAAAAAGAAAGAGATAATTTTTGTGTCCGTTTTACCGGCAAAAATTATTCGGCATGGGAATTTCAATTTAAGATGTATGTTAGAGGAAAGGGATTATGGAGTCACTTAGATGATGTTTCTAAGGCACCGACGGAGAAAACTGCTTTAGATGTGTGGGAAATTAAAGATGCTCAAATCATCACTTGGATTCTCAACAATATTGATCCTCAGATGATCAATAATTTGCGTTCCTTTTCAACTGCTCAAGAAATATGGAATTATTTGAAGCACATTTATAACCAGGACAATTCGGCAAAACGATTTCAGTTAGAGCTAGACATAGCCAACTATAAACAAGGTGACTTGTCTATTCAAGAATACTATTCTGGTTTTTTAAATCTCTGGACAGAACACTCCGCTATTATACATGCTAAGGTTCCCAAGACCTCCCTCGCGGCTGTTCAAGAAGTTTACAACACCAGTGAGCGAGATCAATTTCTCATGAAACTTCGTTCAGAATTTGAGGTTGTCAGAGGTGCTTTGCTAAATAGGAATCTTGTTCCTTCTTTGGATACTTGTGTTGGTGAACTTCTCAGAGAAGAACAACGTCTGATTACTCAAGGAGCTATGTCTCATGATGCTGTCAGTTCCGAACCCGTGGCAATTGCATATGCTGCTCAGAGCAGAGAAGGGTCGTGA